Proteins encoded within one genomic window of Plasmodium cynomolgi strain B DNA, chromosome 11, whole genome shotgun sequence:
- a CDS encoding ATP dependent RNA helicase (putative), with translation MSGGNIDDLFNVFEENDIVDNISTKDEEGGERGSGGVQADNHRHDEVNEETLGRIRTEKGAVGGERHCGGENERGTHPGEGDAGGGGQGDTKGEAELNAQQRGVPSAPLGTPQINVENLISCKKRDQKVQSQIKQEIYNDMQNVDGTVRSASSKVRKLNEEQNGENGPNGHNSQNGQSGQNGRKGQSHADESGPVEETLIENSKTINNDDVLVLEEFRSDVNCIHKCIRPRSYVHNKLSETLTPARTYKFELDTFQKKSIECLERNESVLVSAHTSAGKTVIAEYAIALGLRDKQRVIYTSPIKALSNQKYRDLSEEFKDVGLITGDISINPDASIIVMTTEILRSMLYRGSSLTKEVKWVIFDEIHYMRDRDRGVIWEETIILLPLMVRFIFLSATIPNGIQFAEWVSSIKSQACHIVYTDYRPTPLQHYIYPTSSESVFLICDENKDFKKNNFIKAVNAIKEKNNMSEDGQHQNGNSKHNRRAKKNVYDIEKIVQMCHSRNYTPLIIFAFSKKECEINATTMHKVDLTDDTEKEVIKELYENAIQILADDDRALPQVQFILPLLLRGIGIHHGGLLPIIKEIIEIMFQESLLKVLFSTETFSMGINMPAKTVVFTSLKKFDGVEKRLITSGEYIQMAGRAGRRGLDDRGIVIIMLDSPLHWREAEKLFVGEANRLVSQFHLGYNMILNLLRIEGITPEFMIERSFIQYQMKKNLFQKIMVKKKVEEKIKEIFNQLTSVYLDKDNQEISKENLLKKIMDHNYECISGERGEISATELGRTLHGGQNGNAKGGVVPPGVEAQIGIDEKDVTDEKDGTHAEHTVDVGRSETVATLNDENFTINDQLKNYNTVFSCISNYYILRNKLIELGETYRSILTARKNITPYLAMGRLLYLVEDDFRWGWAICIEGKIVERAIGGRTAGRNNATRGAKGANSAKGANSTNASNPANHANEADGGVLLVDCLVPYSQNRKRKLSQSDNEEEEDTHKEFEPATDRMKAKWKLITFHVKCIYQISAVVLNLDKPFDKKNEEQIMNAKMKYNTMVTCLKGEKNIPVINPHQMEIKDEGFLKIVKNINYHEHMLNRNKLLNSRNLHKYYQLYNMYVALQFEKNLLEANIEKCRFIVLKKELKNMLVLLQGLNYIEISHLEGEGAQKGTSAKEIKGEELMVEDIKGEEVKGEDIKGDEVKGEDVQLEKVQSEEVKAEHQTHQNGRSSGGDLAPTEETSYVVTMKGQIASAILSVDELVISELFFSNFFSKYNYDYICAFLSCFVYDESSNKEVAINDPVLVEGYEQIIKTATHLSNKMNECGMNINLKDYLDKFKSAIMPIVLQWVRGYSFMEILTDSQIYEGSIIRTLRRLDELLRQMICAFRGINNDSMCEILTEATKKLRRGIPFSPSLYL, from the exons atgtcCGGAGGTAACATCGATGACTTATTTAACGTGTTTGAGGAAAATGACATAGTAGATAATATTTCCACAAAAGATGAGGAGGGTGGTGAAAGGGGAAGTGGCGGAGTCCAGGCGGATAACCATCGCCATGACGAAGTGAATGAAGAGACACTCGGTAGGATCCGTACTGAGAAGGGTGCAGTGGGAGGAGAGAGGCACTGTGGTGGGGAAAACGAAAGGGGTACCCACCCCGGTGAGGGTGATGCAGGGGGAGGCGGACAAGGAGACACTAAAGGGGAAGCGGAACTGAATGCGCAGCAGCGGGGCGTACCCTCCGCCCCCCTGGGGACACCGCAAATCAACGTCGAAAACCTCATTTCGTGCAAAAAGAGGGACCAGAAGGTGCAGAGCCAAATCAAGCAGGAAATATACAACGACATGCAAAACGTCGACGGTACGGTCAGAAGTGCAAGCAGCAAAGTGAGGAAGTTGAACGAAGAGCAAAACGGCGAGAACGGCCCAAATGGCCATAACAGCCAAAACGGCCAAAGCGGCCAAAACGGCAGAAAGGGCCAAAGCCACGCCGACGAAAGCGGACCGGTAGAAGAAACACTAATCGAAAATAGCAAAACGATAAACAATGACGATGTACTCGTGTTGGAAGAGTTCCGCAGTGACGTCAATTGTATTCACAAGTGCATCCGGCCAAGGAGCTACGTCCACAACAAGCTAAGTGAGACTCTCACTCCAGCCAGGACGTACAAATTTGAATTAGACACCTTCCAGAAAAAATCCATTGAATGTTTGGAGCGAAACGAAAGCGTCCTCGTGTCAGCACACACGTCCGCCGGAAAAACTGTCATCGCAGAGTACGCCATCGCTCTAGGGTTAAGGGACAAGCAAAGAGTTATCTACACGAGCCCTATAAAAGCGTTAAGTAATCAAAAATACAGAGACCTGAGTGAAGAATTTAAAGACGTCGGATTGATCACAGGAGATATTTCCATAAATCCTGATGCTTCCATCATCGTCATGACGACCGAAATTTTGAGATCCATGTTGTACAGAGGCTCTTCCCTAACCAAAGAAGTAAAGTGGGTCATTTTTGACGAAATCCATTACATGCGAGACAGAGATAGAGGAGTCATATGGGAAGAAACCATCATTTTACTACCACTCATGGTGCGCTTTATTTTCCTAAGTGCGACCATCCCAAATGGGATTCAGTTCGCAGAATGGGTAAGCAGCATCAAAAGTCAAGCTTGTCACATAGTCTACACAGATTATCGACCCACCCCTCTACAGCATTATATCTACCCAACATCTAGCGAAAGcgtttttctcatttgcgatgaaaataaagattttaaaaaaaataatttcatcaaAGCAGTCAATGCTatcaaggaaaaaaataacatgtcAGAAGATGGTCAGCACCAGAATGGTAATAGTAAGCATAACAGacgggcaaaaaaaaatgtgtatgatattgaaaaaattgtacagatGTGCCACTCTCGTAATTACACTCCTCTgatcatttttgcattttccaaaaaggagtGCGAAATAAATGCAACTACCATGCATAAAGTGGACCTAACGGACGacacagaaaaggaagtCATAAAAGAATTGTACGAAAACGCCATCCAAATTTTAGCTGATGATGATAGGGCTTTACCTCAGGTCCAATTTATTCTTCCACTCCTCTTAAGAGGAATAGGAATTCATCATGGTGGCCTACTACCAATcattaaagaaataatagAAATTATGTTTCAAGAATCTTTGCTGAAAGTTTTATTCAGTACAGAAACTTTTTCCATGGGAATTAATATGCCAGCGAAAACGGTCGTTTTTACATccttgaaaaaatttgatggAGTAGAAAAACGATTAATAACATCGGGGGAGTATATTCAAATGGCTGGGAGAGCTGGAAGACGTGGATTAGATGACAGAGGAATCGTTATCATTATGTTAGATAGTCCACTACATTGGAGAGAGGCGGAAAAATTATTCGTCGGGGAAGCCAACAGATTAGTTAGTCAGTTCCACCTGGGGTACAATATGATTTTAAATCTACTCAGAATAGAAGGAATTACTCCAGAGTTTATGATCGAGAGGTCCTTCATTCAGtaccaaatgaagaaaaatctcTTCCAGAAAATTatggtcaaaaaaaaagttgaagaaaaaattaaagaaatttttaaccaACTGACTAGTGTCTACCTGGATAAGGATAACCAGGAGATCAGTAAAGAAAatcttttgaagaaaattatggATCATAATTATGAGTGCATCTCGGGGGAGCGGGGGGAAATTAGTGCGACTGAATTGGGGCGCACCCTACATGGcggacaaaatggaaacgcgAAAGGAGGTGTTGTACCCCCAGGGGTGGAAGCACAAATAGGTATCGACGAGAAGGACGTCACCGACGAGAAGGATGGCACCCACGCCGAACACACCGTCGACGTCGGGAGGAGCGAAACGGTCGCCACGCTCAACGATGAAAACTTCACCATAAACGATCAGCTCAAAAACTACAACACGGTGTTTTCCTGCATTTCCAATTACTACATATTAAGAAACAAACTGATCGAGCTGGGCGAAACCTACAGGTCTATACTGACTGCCAGGAAAAACATCACCCCCTACTTGGCCATGGGGAGACTGCTCTACCTGGTGGAGGACGACTTCAGATGGGGTTGGGCCATATGCATTGAGGGAAAAATTGTGGAGCGAGCGATCGGGGGCCGCACCGCCGGGCGCAACAATGCCACCAGGGGCGCAAAAGGGGCGAATTCAGCAAAAGGGGCGAATTCAACAAACGCTTCTAACCCCGCTAACCACGCTAACGAAGCTGATGGCGGCGTGCTGCTCGTGGACTGCCTAGTGCCCTACAGccaaaacagaaaaaggaaactgTCCCAAAGTGAcaacgaagaggaagaagacacGCACAAGGAATTCGAACCAGCTACCGATAGGATGAAGGCTAAATGGAAACTCATCACCTTTCACGTCAAATGCATCTACCAAATTTCTGCTGTCGTCTTAAACCTAGATAAAccatttgacaaaaaaaatgaagaacaaattatgaacgccaaaatgaaatataacaCCATGGTGACCTGCctgaaaggagaaaaaaacatcccaGTCATTAACCCACACCAAATGGAAATCAAAGATGAAGGCTTCCTCAaaatcgtaaaaaatattaactacCACGAACATATGttaaatagaaataaattacttAATAGTCGAAACCTGCATAAGTATTACCAACTGTACAACATGTATGTCGCTTTGCAATTCGAGAAGAACCTTTTAGAGGCCAACATAGAGAAGTGCCGATTCATAGTCTTAAAGAAGGAACTCAAAAATATGCTCGTCCTTCTGCAAGGCCTGAATTATATCGAAATTTCTCACTTGGAAGGGGAGGGCGCGCAGAAGGGGACAAGCGCCAAGGAAATTAAGGGGGAAGAACTCATGGTGGAAGACatcaagggggaagaagtcaAGGGGGAAGACATCAAGGGGGATGAAGTCAAGGGGGAAGACGTCCAACTGGAGAAGGTCCAATCGGAGGAAGTCAAAGCAGAGCATCAGACCCACCAGAACGGACGCAGCAGCGGAGGGGACCTCGCCCCGACCGAAGAAACAAGCTACGTCGTGACCATGAAAGGACAAATCGCCAGTGCCATCCTCAGTGTGGACGAATTAGTCATTTCGGAGTTATTCTTCTCCAACTTTTTTAGTAAGTACAACTACGACTACATATGTGCCTTTCTCTCCTGCTTTGTCTATGACGAATCCTCAAACAAAGAAGTCGCCATTAACGACCCAGTTCTTGTGGAGGGCTACGAACAGATAATCAAAACCGCTACGCACCTTTCCAATAAAATGAACGAATGTGGAATGAACATAAATTTGAAGGACTACCTGGACAAATTTAAGTCCGCCATCATGCCCATCGTCTTGCAGTGGGTGCGCGGCTACTCCTTTATGGAAATTCTCACCGACTCGCAGATATACGAGGGGTCCATCATACGGACGCTCAG GCGCTTGGACGAACTGCTCAGACAAATGATCTGCGCGTTCAGAGGAATCAACAACGACAGCATGTGCGAAATTTTGACAGAGGCAACCAAAAAGCTACGACGCGGTATCCCCTTCTCCCCTTCTTTGTACCTATAA